CTGCGGCCAGAGTGAATATGATGTTTGTTACAGAATGTTATAAGAATGAGCTGTTTATATAGCGTTTTCACATTGGCTGCAGGATTTCGTGTATGGAAATTATTCAGTTAGATCATGCCATCAGCGATGCCGAACGGGCAGAGCTTTTATTCGCCGGTAACTTATTAGTGTTCCGTCAGCGCCCGGCGATGCAGCGGATGATTACCTATACCCGTGGGTTACTGGCAGAAACCTTAGCTGATCTTGATCCGGTAACCGTGCAGAATTATCTGGAGCGGGAACTGTTTCTTGAGAACGTCGGAACTGTACAGACACGTTTTCGTACCAGTGAAGAGGCTAAGCTGATTTTTTTCGATGTGCTGCGTGAATGCGGGGTCACTACTGATCACTGTTACTACGATCATTTCCCGCTCAGAGTAGTACCTTTTGATACAACTCATCGTGGCGCACACCGTGCAGCGATAGGCCATCACCGGGATACTTGGGGCAGTAATATCCAGAGCCAGCAAAATTGGTGGGCGCCTATATTTAGCCTTGAAGCCGAGCGCACAATCGCATTTTATCCGGATTACTGGGATAAGCCGCTGGCA
The DNA window shown above is from Aliamphritea ceti and carries:
- a CDS encoding phytanoyl-CoA dioxygenase family protein, producing MEIIQLDHAISDAERAELLFAGNLLVFRQRPAMQRMITYTRGLLAETLADLDPVTVQNYLERELFLENVGTVQTRFRTSEEAKLIFFDVLRECGVTTDHCYYDHFPLRVVPFDTTHRGAHRAAIGHHRDTWGSNIQSQQNWWAPIFSLEAERTIAFYPDYWDKPLANNTNSWSFTEYLATRKDTQPERGVAYPSAPSPAESVDESGVLKVVIQPGDVLAFASAHLHASVPNTTDAIRYSVEMRTIHQSDLSAGRVAPNVDNAGTGPMYRWFRHVENRQPLSVDD